The following nucleotide sequence is from Aedes aegypti strain LVP_AGWG chromosome 3, AaegL5.0 Primary Assembly, whole genome shotgun sequence.
tcaatttatagttgaaataaatgcaaaatTCGGACTCCATAGATTTTTGCTTAGATCTATCGTTTTGATTTGCAcctcatttttatttttgtctatGTTAAACCTGGCGCATTGCGAGTCCATTGAGCCATGCTGAGTTGTATGGCATTTAACGACCTCTTGCTAactaattgaaaaatatatgctCAAATACTGTGCACCGGAGAGAACTAATCAGTTTATTGATATAAATGtataattacttaaaaaaatgatttgcatTTTCGTTGCCTTCAGTTTTTCCGTTGTTCTTTTCCCTATCGTCAACTAGTGcggatatattttttcaaactacTCTTAGATCGTTAGAGCATGTTGCTTTGTTCAGTTCTTTTACTAACACATGCTAGTGACCAAGCGTTTACTTATAATCACTTTGTATCTAACAGTTTGGTTTGCGTATAAACTATCTCAATTTGACATGTGTTATGTTATACATGCTTTTAGGTCGCAGGATAAGAGTAAGAAAGTAAAACTCACAACTAGTGGTAGCATTAAAAAGGAAAAATCGCAAAAAACGAAGAGTTCTGACAGGTAACCATTGACTATTTTTTCGGATACAAAGTTTCTTTTTATTCCTACTAACGCTTTGTTTTGAAATGTCTTTTTATTTCACAATTGTGGGTGCTCCTTATTATGTGTTTTTGATAATggattattaaaataaaaacttagaCTGAggcaatatattttatttacatttagTTAACCCTTATAACATTATTCATCAAACAGTggaatttatatcaaacttgataataacaaaaatatagatGCTCGACATTCAATAACAAAAATACTGTTAGAGTTCTTAAGATGGCTTTTTTGCTCCAACCTTTCATGGCGCCCAAATAGTGGCACGGTCGTGCTGAGGGAGACGAGATCTTTTTGGGTGTAAAATGCTCTGGAGTTTCCTCGACATTAATATTTTCGAGGTTGCAACCTAATATTCAAATGCAATATTCAATAATTGGCGAAGAAAACTCTGAGTTGTTAACCGTGGATGTGCTCAGAAAATACTAAGGTTATAAGCAGGCTATGTCTTATTTGGAACGTATATTCAGCAAAAGCTGCGTTATATACACTCAGCCAAATGCATCAGCGAAATACATAGCAacctcttatgaaaattcgtcacaagaaatcggattaaattcataaattttccataaGACACCAACAttggaaaatgaaaaaaaaaaaaaaaacaatgcgacCACCAAGAATCAAttcaagaaccttgcgatcgacaGGCCCGTGCGTACGCCAGGCGCCTATCGACTTAAACCAGAGTCGccagagttgcgcgaagagacttttttgaatgattgttcttctTCCTCCTAAAGCATAGctccagagttgctcgctgtcactatcaacgcttaaaattttctgatttggacaggccgactgcgatacaaatcggatcattctatatcacatcaacatcatgctgtctacgccctcaccagtgcattgatggcgatagactctggatatcactgatgggttaagtttggCCTTGAATTattagcaaataaaatggcattttatcagtacacacttaaatcaaATCACCGACTTCGGTATTCTAATtgccgaaatctcaacagcttaACGATCGGTAAACGAATAGATTACTGACCTTTCGGTAATTTGCGTTTCGCACCTCAGCTGTCGAAACTACCGAGTTTTTGTTGAACGTTTACCGTAGATCTGTAAATATGGTGCATTTGGTTCCTCCGGATAACCAAATTGCTATTAGGAAAAAAGACACCGTAAACGTATAATTCACATTTTCACCTTTATTTAATCTTCTAATATTCGGTGATCTAACCCATAATTTACCGAAACTTCAGTTAaatattttacagttttcggtaatACTGGTGATTCAAAGAAGGTTcggtgattttttatagctcaaCAATAGATTACCGGAAATCTGTAATTTCACTCCTGACACACTGTCGATTACCGAAACTTCGGTATTTCTGTGAATTGCAGATCTGTTTCGGTAAATTTATTTACCGAACGCTCACACTCTGTTTGAGCctgtacgatatttttgacagtgctgTAGATGGATGGAAGTTatatgttggtcactgaaaaacattaatagcttgGATAATtagtaattaccacgtgatcactcattatGCAGTGATTGGGATCTAGAGtacgatgtcgcatcactgatGTTGGATGCCAAATGATATgccaaagtgatattgatagctcgcaagtgacattgatagttttagtatatcagccatcagctgatatgactgatattgAGCAACTCTGCAActctatctgttttgctggtctgctcgataggtagacggtttacAGTTGGATAGGTAGATTTgctttcactcttcgcgcaactttCCATTTATAGACTCTGACTCAAACGCTATGTGTTCACATTGCGATAtccgttccatctttcataataAAAATGTAAGATAGTCCAGTTCGTTGCGTGTAGAGTAACGGCCGAAAAAATTaaagtgattttgaagttatgctCTGGATAGTTGCTAAGCGTAAGTAAGTCAATGAACTTACTAAAATGTAGGGAATAACTATATCTGTGGTTTAAAAATGCTCACAAGATCATGTATAAATACTGAAAAGCATATATGACTACGCCTTAGCACTCGATTTACAACGGGAGATTGATTTTAATGCAGAAAATGGAAACACGTTTTTTGTTCACATTTGAGAAATTTCGAACAACTTCAAATTGGTATGTATGGATGAACAGTATGTATAGATCATCGTACCCACAgtatccaaaatatataggggtccgaATTATATTGGTTACCCAACTCATTTCCATAGCAATTACTTCTAATATACATGTCGATGGGTACCTCCATCGTCACCTGTAGATGGGTGGATATAGAATCTATATTATACATACATTATCATAATGTTCTGTTCTtcatattaattttaattttaattcaaaCATTAACTTACACAGTTTTGACAATGTTTTGAGTGGAAAAAAGAGGCTTCCaacaaaaagttttcaaaatcttctaaaaaaaGATCTTGATTacaaattgattgtttatcaacaGTTGCACTTTCAGGGTCCTACCTTAACCTTGCGGTAAAGTCCATCAAGAAAAACCTCGCTGATGGTGTCTGGGTTAAACTCCTGATTGGACTAGaatcttgacttccctgagcatagagtgtCAATATACTtgtgcaaaaatggcaactaaaATAATAAAGTTCTCGTGTAATATGTAATTTTAATGATAGCTCCTGTGGCatttgattttcaaatttgGATCATCCTACTAAAGAGACATATGAATGATCCCATGTTTTGCTGCTGATTGATTGCTATTTGTCGTAGATTGTAGTGTTAACAAACAAATTAGAATTAGAACAATTTAACGTTTATGCCACATTTTTTACGTTTGCAGGGCATCCGAAATACCTGAAGTAACGTCACCAATATCTATGACGCAACAGTCGCCGTATCACAGCGCCAATGAAATTATAGAAGAGGCGCAGTACAGTCCACAGTTTGCCACAGGTAATATCAAACAGGAAGCTTTTGATCTATCATCAGGCGTTACAGATCACTCAGAGCAGATAGTCAGTGATGTTGTTGAAGATGATCAGATCGATGGCGAGTATGACGATGAAGGATATCTTGTTGATCATGTTGACGAGATCAATCCAAACACTATGCAGTTTTTCGATGACTCAGATATGCTAAACACTCCAATGGTCATCAAAGAAATGCAAAAGCAGGAACAACTCAAACAAGAGCAACAGCCCATGATACAACAAAAAGCGACCAATAAAGGAGAAAGTTTGCTCAAGAACAGAAAAAGTAGCGTTACAAACAAGGATCAAAAAAGTCTGCTGAATAGCAACAAAATAGCGTATTCCGCACTTCCGGGTAGTAGTGCTACTGTTGTCAAATCCGGTAAAAATATGATTTCCCCTGGAAAGCAAGTGTCTATGAATAAACCTGTGACCATAAACGCCGGTCCTTCGGGAACAAATAATTTTGTTCCCAGTGCAAAACCATCCACCTCAATGGCCTATGGAGTCGAAGATTTCAATGTTGGAGAAGTTCCAACAGATATATTCGATGATGACAGCAACGTCCAAAAGGAATCTCCAATGATAGGGGGCTTCAACTTCGAAAGCGGATTTTATAACCCTAACGTTAACATTAACGAAATGAAAGGAAAACAGTTGCTACAACCTGCACAACCACAACTTCAGCAACAGCAACAAAATCTTCAAGCGAATGTCTCGAACCAAGCAGCTGGAACGGATGAGCATGATGAGTCATCAAATACTGGTGCAATGGCTAAATTTATCAGTAACAATGCAGATTTGAACAGGCTCAGTTCATTGTAAGTGTTTTTGTTGCAtcatgttgaaaagaaatgtaacgatttttttttaattttcaggaCGGATTACGGTCAACACATTGATACCGTCCAAACAGATTTGGATTCTCTGAAAGATCTTCTCAAAGGAGATAACTATCAATTTGATGCTAATACCTTACTTGGGGTAAGTTACTATTGACACCACAACGGTTATTTCTCGCTCTATTCAGGTAATGAGAGCAAATATCAGCTTTTTCCATAGATATTTTTGTTATCATTTAAAGCATAGAGTTCGTTTTCATTATCTCTCAGTACCATAAGCTTATGTTTTGCTCGGTAAAATAACCATTATAAAACATGATTCTACCCAAAAAATAGAATCAAGCATTATATTGAGCAATTACAAGTAGTATACGTTTTTTAGTGTATAAGTTGCtattaattgaaatttaccTGTTTTCTCCTTCCAACAATAACTAAATGAATTGTCtccaataaaacaataaaactaaaaacaaatcaaaataataataaaaaatgacgTTGATGACGATGCTGCCACCAATGATGATGTTAATGATGTTCAATGCTGCCGCAAATACAACATTGGTGATCGATTTAAAATATTAAACACTCCAAACCATAATACACACATTTACCAATAAACTATTGCAACAATATATAGGCGGCTGGTGGAAGTGGACCACAGTATGGCAGAGTATATTTTGCACCAGCCTCATTCGAAACCGACGCTTTAAATAAGGTTAGAGAAATTTGAAACCATTAAATACTAAAACCGAAACGCGCTTCTTTCAAACTCCTGAGACTCTTCCGTTGAGTTTCCATTGGTTGAACTTATTAATCGATGATCGGTTCTGTGACAAGTATGATACAATGGTTTAATTAGATCGACAATCATTGAAATGACATGCGATCCAAAtattctgttgaaacacaaacATCACAAAAGCAGAGGCTCCATTCGCCGTCGGCGTGAGTGACAAAAtcaaaatctaatgccttttcCAATACTTGCAGCTTTTTAGTTCTAATGACGATATTATGGGAATGGACTTTCCCATGAACTTGCCTGATATGGCAGATTCGCAGCGAAAGGCTGTCGATGGTACGATTGCAGCACCTGTCACTAACAGTAATGAAACCAATAACCCATCGGGTAAGTTTTTTGATTCGAGTTTTTATCTATAATGAATACGATGACGAATATAGGTGTACGGTGTATCAAATAAAGTTGAAAACGAACACAATAGTTATATTGGAAGATATTTTTGCTTTAAACATAACGATGAATGTTGACCAATGATCTGTATTGAAAGATATCTGATAGTATGCTGCGtgtattgtattgaaatgagatCAGAAATAATAACTATGGCCAGGTGATCATTTCAGAAACTACATGTCAAATGGTCCTATCTGCAAAAGCGAAACTCTTGGTTATGTACTCTTTAGATTATTACGATGTTACAATAGTCTTTCTGGCATggcaatctgaaaaaaatatgtctgaatttgttgaaaaaacatgTGCTCGCCGAAAGAAATcgtacttaaggtgaagatgaatcgaagccaaacctcaaattttcaagagcacggatctggagaaccaaacatgcgtttaagctgaaaacttgattgattggtcactcgctggtggtgaccaatcgatcaagttttcagctcaaacgggtgttcggttctccagatttgtgctcttgaaaatttggggTTAGGCTTCGATTAATTTTCACCTTAAAGAGAGCTTCTCTTTGGCAGATAGGACCATTCGACATGTTTACTGAGTTTTGAGAGCAAAATTCATCAATCGAATCACTTTCTTTACAGAAGatgcaaaaaataattatttgatgCGTAGATTTAGCTTCTGTTGACAGTATTGCCTCACTGTGCAATTCAATTCATTATGAAGTTTGGGCACATTGAAGAAaatatttatgattttatgctttTAATGTAATGCAATCTGCTTTTGGGTTTTGTATGATTACAAccattctctttttcataatttatGCGATTTTTGATTTCAGATTGTTCTTATAAACGAGGACAAAGAGTTGCTTTAATAGATTCACACATAATAATAAAACCCTTTCGTTTTgtcttattttttgttatctttTATAAACCTGACCTGTCCTAACAAAACTGATCTCACTTCAATGTATTATGCGGTTGCATGATTTTTCgtcttttcgaaaaaaaaaaatggatgttCGCTAGAAATAGTTCTGTTATTGCAAGTAATCACTATGAATGGTGTCGATTTCCCACGCTCTTTCATATTCAAATAGACGTTATCTTTAAAACGAATGTTCATAAAAACAACACTACCCAACAATACGTCTCTGTTTCTCTTGCTTCGAGCTTGTTTACTTGTCGTAAATGCTTTGTTGATCATTAATTTCTTTCTGATGTTCACCAGAAAATATCACATAACCCAAATTTCTTCAAGTATAGCCACTCGATATTTTGATGCTAACCTAAacgattggaaaaaaaaatgtgatgctttctttgaaaaaatattattgggtAGTTTTGTTTTTATGTGCGTTCAAATCAATAAATTATGACTTCTCTTCACAGGAATGTCTGTAACGACgttgaagaaatttggttgataGTGGTTCTTGTTGTTATTTGGTTGTTGTACAATATTAGCAGGGAAACTCTGATGATGATCATGATGTGTGTTATCTATCTGAGTGGGAAAACCGCAGATGTTGTGGCTGCTGAATAAAGTATCAGGTATCTATAAGTACAGTTGTCCTTATTTAATTACGGTGATTCTACTGAAAAACGCGTTGTATGGAAACATAATATGTATTATGCCAGTCATTGTTATATAGGCGTGTTTCATACTATTGAGATTGTGTTCGTGTGTCAAAGGTTATGTTTTAAGAATGTATgagtgtgtgtatgtgtgtaaGATTTGTAAGAATGTTAAAAATACTCTAAAAATTGAAATAGGTGAAAATTGGAAAACTTTTCTTGGTTTCTCAATTATAACATTATCAACTTCTCTAAACATTTCGAATCAAATAGACTATCCGTACTTTGAGCTTTGCCATAATAGTCTGGCAGGTGTATGAGAAGTAGATAAAGTTATGATTCAATAATATGTCCAATTCGTTTTCAAATCTGGGTTAAATCAATTGTAATCCGAATTCATAACCCTTATGCGGTTCCGGTCTTTTTTATTTGGATACGTCAACCCAGGTTTTGAAGCGAAAGCACTTAATTTCATAATGAAGTTCTCCCAAATGATAACATTCTTACTTACAGGCCACGTGTCACCAAGCCCGACTGGGTCATCAAATCAATTAATGGCATACAAGACCAGTTTGGGAAACAATAATGCTTGCGATTATATTGATTTGAACGAATTGTTGAATTTGGATGGCAGTAATGAGGGGCAGTCGACATTGAACTAATTTGCTAACTCATACCTGTTCTTTGTTTTGTTATGGATTTTCTGTCCCATAAATTGATTCGTCGTCAAGAATACGTTCAAAGAGGAATACACTACCAAAGCATTTTATGCAGCGATTTCTGCACAACGATTATATCACGGCTGAATTTGTGGAACAGGTTATCCAACAtgcatattttattgtttttttttttacacacaTGTATAACAActtatcaaaaatatttttattaaaataaacatgTATATGTCCGAATGTTTAAATAAGTGATCTGGATAAAAAGGTAAAAGGTTCATATAAACGAATAAAACGAAGGATATCGGAATCAAACTTTGCGTAGTATGtaataaaaaatgtaaattgattgtttgaattttcaaaaaagaatGACACTCGTAGTTACCTTATCTTTCTATACAGTGAATGTATTCCACACTACGAAGACAGTTTAGGCTAGGTTCAAAAAATGTAGAGACAATATAAAAGTTAAAACATCAACTAAAAGTTGTACCTGACACTCGTTACAGCACATCAGAGAAGATGCATCAGTTTTGTTCAATTGACCTAGCTTCTTAGGAatctaattcaaacaaaatgcatTTATCTTTATTGCTGAACGTTTAGAGCTCTTGCATTGTTTGCAAAACACGTGGAACATTCACTTACTATAACGAATCAGGTATAAAAACCTGAACATTTGTACGCCTTAAAATACACGCATATGATAGGTTTGCTAACGAgcaatattatatttttgttgaaaaaagaaCGGAAAGAAATCCATAGCCAGTGATGCATTtcgaactgaacgcgagccaaaaatgaacggaacgcgagccaaatttgcacgagaacgcagtagacgGTGAACTCCCGAGCATGAGCCAGCCGTTGCTCAAGAACGGCTCGTTCAGATCACAATTAAGATCTGAGCTCTTATGTGAGAAATAACAGGTTGAACGCCGTGAAGTTACTTGAATACAAAAATCATACTGCCTAAGATGCtttcaacatcaaaaacataacTTTGGCATAAATTTCGTTGGTGTATTAGCCAGAATCGATTGGGTTCAATTTTTggctcgcacgggttcatatttttgaactgaacaatgttcaagcctacttgatctctGCGTTCAACAAagtgaactggaacgcaaactgaacgcgttcaaatgcatcactgtccATAGCTATGTGGTGTAAGGTATCCCAGAGTTATTTGAAGCATGGGAAATCCCGTTTGAGTTGAGCATTTCAGCTCTGTCTCAAATGAGCGCAACATCTCCTCATCTTTTAGTGTCGACAGAAAACATACAATTCAATTGATACAATTTAACTTAATACTATACATATATTTGACTCATTTTAAATAATTGGCAGTCTGGGTTATGCTGGCTTATTGAATGGCTATACTCGGCTTATTGAGCTTGATTAAAAATTATGGATTAGTCGTAGTGCCGTAAAGTCCCGTAATTCTGCGCAGATCCTAATTTCATGCATTTTGGAAAACTAATATCAAATTGAGAAAAGGTAGGTTTTTGTAAAACTATGAAGTTTGGTCACCACAAGCCGACATCAAAATGGACAAATGTCTAAATTTTCTACAGATTCGgaaaattttggacaaaatgcaCGGAATTAAGTAAGCGCAGAATTGGGCACTTAACGTGCCCAAGTGACATAAGTTATtaatcaaatgctgtttttccatacaaaatgcccgtttggggtgctgtatctcagcttctgatagtccgaattggctgaaattttaaTGACGAGCTTGAAtttttgcctgtaagggaattattacattgcagtcattttacattgAGTTTCAGAggattgttcaaagacaaaagtaagtaaccgagagacttttttatttaattctaaaacggtaagttgtgggttgttggtctgttccacaaagttgttcaatttcagaagtcacacaaatttgcagaacacaccaaaTTTCCACGACTTATCGTTttcgaattattttaaaaagtctctcggttacttacttttgtctttgaacaaacCTCTGTAACTTTATGTAacatgactgcaatgtaataattcccttacaggcaaaatttcaagtcatttgtagttcgtcatccaaatttcagccatttcggactaccagaagctgggaTACAGCACCctaaacttgggcattttgtatggaaaaacagcatttggttactaacttatgtcactgactgtatgtaTTTTGTAgtgggagatcccccagtaccgcaCCCAATatcggacaaagtcgaaaaattgacaAATCATGGGcaaaatcgttaaaaagttgacgtatcgtcttaaatatttgatttgatattatatattggcttttctcggtgaCAACAGACAAAAACAGCATATTTTGCGTTACGCGTTTCGGCTTACTTCACTTCAGCCCTCATCAGACgcctaaaattacatttatttaacagtgacatattttttcttattttgagttttgagaaaaatatgctgtttttgtctgttgtcaccgagaaaagccaatGTATAATATCAAATAGAAGTTCACGGTGATCAATTCAACCAAATTCTTAAATTTGAGTCTAATTTGTAATTATCTTTAATATGGCAAAATAGTAtcgatcacgcaagcatgattgAATATAATCATAGTTTGTAAgttcgtcgatcatggtatcgaacatgcaataaaaataagaagaataaacattcacaacaacatcgtaaaattgaaGTAAAACTGAAAAATCTTCGTGTAAATATTGCTAATGAATTGAACTGGTTATGAAATACTATTGCTGGAGTAAAAACATTCGATGCATTATAAATTAACAGAAATCGAGCCATTTCCAGATTGGGTCCGGTGTTGGAAGCCACATATTATGGTTGGTCGATTTGGTACTAGTAGAATACATCATGAAAATTTAATGTCCAatttaatatttatattttcaaatttatttttgtacgctacaaaaatgataatatttatcataaatgggtagcAAGATCACATTAAATCAATCTTcttgaattatgaatttagtagCCCTAATGTCCGGTGCTGTGGGATCTCCCCTTATTTTCCAACAATCTTTATAGTATACCTATAGGTATATtagatacaaatatttttttgttttactgcACTTCGATAGTAAACttagttttcaatttaatttcacAAATTCAAAACGAAAGCATGGCACGAGCGTGTCGCTTAGTTGTCCAACCGAACCTGGATTATCTTTTGCCAAAGTTTGCTTTTCGTccatttatgttattttttatttgtaactaTTTTcaccaatttgaaaatttaaattgattAAGATAATTGATCCAGTGGTAGCGCGTATTCAATGGGTTGAGTGGTTTATAGCTTGTTAtaggaaattttaatttttgtgtgtttttcTAACATGGCCCTTGTTGAACTGAAATgaatatgtaaaaaatcttgtaaaCTAGCAAGGCAAtattagaaaacaattaaaattctTAACTTTTTTGCTGCTTTGCACCAGTAATAGTGGTGCGTTCATGTTAGTGGGTCTTAATGGAAAGTCAATGTAAATCACTATTATACGAACAGAGATgagcaaataccactattactgtAACATGCTCCAGTAATAGATAAAGTGTTGTTTTTTAAAgattaaataattttattattctaacaatattttttacgtgaaatagAATAGTAAAACTTTCGAATGATGAATATGAAAAACAAGCTTCCGTTATTTTTTGGCGATTGATAATTCTGTAACCCGTTACtatgttcccttagtggacagtcccctatagtcgcactagaggctttttacggccgttttgctatacatcttttcaaaccattttttgacatgaaggtcaggagctatttatctaattaccattgatacacagcttaattttgttcaaaaaatgatcgaaataattagttttgcttaaaatttgagctcccttgcgcctacagtaaacctattgttcctatagtagcactactgagataaactattttttattatacaaaataattgatgaattaaggacttttttacatcaagcgaaagcttttgatctacactttgtaggaaaaatttaattttttttgaaaaaatacggttttgataagtattttgccaacgccgttatactagtgctactataggaacagaaattagaaatagtgctactataggcacatgtattcctatagtggcacatgcgataataaatacaaacatataagttttcgtagttttcatattttttccacagaaccaagataaaaagctttcagatgatgtaaaaataatgatacTTCACAAGTAAATTCGTTTgtttattcatgttttatacAAATGTTTGATTCATAACAACAATAAATGAGCAAATACAATTACAAAATACTgggtgaaaataatatttaaaacaataagAAATAAATAATCAGTATCAaaacaacaatcaacaatccACCAGCATCGagtaatattaaatattaaatacgTTTTGGCATCGGAGGTGGGGGTGGTTTCTTCACAAAATAACCTGGTTCACCCATATAAGGACCGGGTTTGCTGGCGTGAACAGTCCGAAGAGTGGGCACATTGACTAGCCGTAGATTTGGTTCAGCGCACATATTGCGACAGCCTCTTACATCCAGTGTCCGCAGTGCTTTACAATGAATCGCAATATAGTCCAAACTAAaagtaaaaatattaattattttagcaTTTTCTGAATAGGCACTTCATTTCACAACACATTGCACCTGAAATCTGAAAGTTGGAAACATCGTTCAAGAGACAAAGTCTGCAGGCGTCTTAAATGAATGGCGATCATTTCAATTGCTTTATCATTTACGTTATGACATTCGCTTAAGTCCACAACTTCAAGGGATGGACAGTTTTGCACTAATGATTTTATGCCCACCCCAGATATTTGCTGACATTTTGCCAAGCTTATTTCTTTCAATTCCGTTAACTTGAAAGCATACATCAAAGAAATATCTGATAACTTATTGCACTGAGATAGCCGTAGCACTCGCAATCCTTTAAGACGATCGATAGAGTATCCAGTACTAGCATCATCTTTGTGGAATTCGTTTTGTTGACATATCTCCATCATAGCTCTTTTCCGCAACGCATCATTAACGATCTCTTGCTCTGCCTTACTACGAAGAGAAATTCTAAAAGGCTCTTCTGATATATTGCCTGTTGGTGGCCGATTACAAATCGGTGGCATCTGATCAATTTCGTCACTAGCAGAACTACTAGGTGTTACAGGTTGGACTACCGTTGTCTTGTTTATTTCGAAATcttgaactttttgcaacaTTCCTACACCAGTCATAGCACTATCTGATATCTGTAACGAAATgcatgaatgaaaaaaaaacattcatagATGAGTTCATCACTTGTACAGGATTACTTACCTTATCACAGCAATCTAGGTTCAGATGTCTCAACcatattaaatttttgaatatcatTTGCAAGCAAAGATCTGACACTGAATGAAAGCAGTAACTCAGATCAAGCACTCGTAACGAAGGAAAGCATTGTGCAATTTTTGTTACCGAGCTCTCGCATAGATTTAGTGCGCTGACATAAAGTTCGAGTAACATGGGATTCAACTTGGAAGCGATACCTTTAATAATACCTTGTCCCGTTACAGATTCACATTCAGAAATGTCCAACACTTGAAGTTTTTCCAATCGTACTATTTCTGTTATTCCAAGATCCGTCAAGGCCCGACAGCGCCGAACTTTCAGTGAAACTAGGTTCGGCAAATGATGACAAATTTTATGCAAACAAGAGTCTGTAAACCGTACTGATTTCGAAAAATCCAGATGTTGAAGCGTAGTTTTAGCCTGAGCTAGGG
It contains:
- the LOC5573218 gene encoding heat shock factor protein isoform X3 encodes the protein MHTFTETGAGVPAFLAKLWRLVEDPETNDLISWSTDGRSFIIQNQAQFAKELLPLNYKHNNMASFIRQLNMYGFHKITSIDNGGLRFDKDEMEFTHPCFQKDHPYLLEHIKRKIANSKQQQQDDKSGLKVEAMNRVLTEMKQMRGRQESLDTRFSSMKQENEALWREIAILRQKHLKQQQIVNKLIQFLVTIVQPSRSGLGSMGNGNNKRRFQLMINDAPESKHKKTEGSEGASIQELGEALEAYGNEQELLASEIPEVTSPISMTQQSPYHSANEIIEEAQYSPQFATGNIKQEAFDLSSGVTDHSEQIVSDVVEDDQIDGEYDDEGYLVDHVDEINPNTMQFFDDSDMLNTPMVIKEMQKQEQLKQEQQPMIQQKATNKGESLLKNRKSSVTNKDQKSLLNSNKIAYSALPGSSATVVKSGKNMISPGKQVSMNKPVTINAGPSGTNNFVPSAKPSTSMAYGVEDFNVGEVPTDIFDDDSNVQKESPMIGGFNFESGFYNPNVNINEMKGKQLLQPAQPQLQQQQQNLQANVSNQAAGTDEHDESSNTGAMAKFISNNADLNRLSSLTDYGQHIDTVQTDLDSLKDLLKGDNYQFDANTLLGAAGGSGPQYGRVYFAPASFETDALNKLFSSNDDIMGMDFPMNLPDMADSQRKAVDGTIAAPVTNSNETNNPSGHVSPSPTGSSNQLMAYKTSLGNNNACDYIDLNELLNLDGSNEGQSTLN
- the LOC5573218 gene encoding heat shock factor protein isoform X2; its protein translation is MHTFTETGAGVPAFLAKLWRLVEDPETNDLISWSTDGRSFIIQNQAQFAKELLPLNYKHNNMASFIRQLNMYGFHKITSIDNGGLRFDKDEMEFTHPCFQKDHPYLLEHIKRKIANSKQQQQDDKSGLKVEAMNRVLTEMKQMRGRQESLDTRFSSMKQENEALWREIAILRQKHLKQQQIVNKLIQFLVTIVQPSRSGLGSMGNGNNKRRFQLMINDAPESKHKKTEGSEGASIQELGEALEAYGNEQELLSQDKSKKVKLTTSGSIKKEKSQKTKSSDRASEIPEVTSPISMTQQSPYHSANEIIEEAQYSPQFATGNIKQEAFDLSSGVTDHSEQIVSDVVEDDQIDGEYDDEGYLVDHVDEINPNTMQFFDDSDMLNTPMVIKEMQKQEQLKQEQQPMIQQKATNKGESLLKNRKSSVTNKDQKSLLNSNKIAYSALPGSSATVVKSGKNMISPGKQVSMNKPVTINAGPSGTNNFVPSAKPSTSMAYGVEDFNVGEVPTDIFDDDSNVQKESPMIGGFNFESGFYNPNVNINEMKGKQLLQPAQPQLQQQQQNLQANVSNQAAGTDEHDESSNTGAMAKFISNNADLNRLSSLTDYGQHIDTVQTDLDSLKDLLKGDNYQFDANTLLGLFSSNDDIMGMDFPMNLPDMADSQRKAVDGTIAAPVTNSNETNNPSGHVSPSPTGSSNQLMAYKTSLGNNNACDYIDLNELLNLDGSNEGQSTLN